The Chryseobacterium indologenes genomic sequence AGGATGAGAACTGCCAAAGGGAATTATGAGCTCTTTCATCATCAGGCACTACATACATATAAGGATGAAAATGGCAAGCTAATGCAGGCAATTAATATTCATACGAATATTGAACATATTACCCATCAAAATTCTTACACGGTAATTGTTTCCGGCATTAACGGGCGTGAAGATTTCCATCAGATGCAATGGAGTAAACAGAATAAAAAACAAGACCCCCAACCGGTAATGTTTACAAAAAGAGAAGTGGAAATTATTACCTATATCGCCAAAGGTCTTGTAGCAGGAGAAATTTCAAGTCTTTTGAATATTTCTGAAGAAACGGTACGTACCCACAGAAAAAATATCTTAAAAAAATCAAACTGTAAAAATTGTTCTGAGCTTATCAAATTAGCATTTGAGTGCGGATATTTATAATTATTTATGCCTCGTGATGCTGATAAATCTCACCAGTGCATTTCGGTGTAAAACTTGTATTTTTATATACAATGGAACGAACAATATTACAACCGCGGTTTAAAGATGCTGTACATTTCAAAGACTTTTGGGAAAAAGGCAACGGAAAACAATTGACCCTATTTTCCGGAGCAGAGGTGAGTTTTAAAGACTTTGAAAAATTTGCTACCTTCTTTTATCACATTGATGAAATGGGTGATCAGGTGGTAAAAGATATTTATTTCACAAAAAAAATTCTCCGAAGCCTCCAGGGAAATGGAAGGTTATATACGAAACGGCGTTTCTGAGACAGATAACGTTCCTGAAAGTGTAAAAAAATTATTCACCCAAACCCAAAGTCTACCCGAATGGCTTGACTATAAATTATTAAAAAGCGGCGCTGAACTCTGCATGCGAAGCAATCTTGATTCCCTTATTTCATTGAGAGACTATTGTCTGATAGGAGGTTACGATTATGCTTATCTGAATAAACCCCTTATCGTCACAGAGGCATTAAAAAAAGGAGCTGTAAAACGACTTTCGGAAACACTGGATTTCTGGGTGAATGTTACCCGCTATAATGCACTTGAAATTCATGCCAAAGGATATGAATTTGCTGTTAAGACCCGTCTCATCCATTCCTATGCAAGACTTTCTATCAAAAAACATTATAAAGAATGGGATACCGAAAATTGGGGAGAGCCTATCAATTCCTGGGATATGATGGCAACGTATATTGGATTTAGCCTGGTTTTTCTTCACAGTTTACAAAAATTGGGAAATACGTTCTCTAAGGATGAAGAAAAAGGAATTTTTCATCTATGGAAATATGTGGGATATTTGTTAGGAATTCCCGAGCTGCTGCTTCCTGATGATAAAAAACAAGCTACTGAATATTTTTATTTATGGACTTCCGTCCAGCCTCCTGCCGATAAAGACTCCGTTCTCCTCGCTCATTCTCTATTAGATGAATCGCTAGAAAATCCGATTTTAAAATATAAATTTCAGAGGAAAAACCTGAGATATCTTCATATTTGCTGTACCTGGTTTCTCCTGGATGATGATGTTTGCAAAAGACTACAGATTCCCGAGGTTCCCAATAGAAAACTATTTCCCAATTCAAAAATACTTTTCAACAAAGTTTATGACAGCCTTGTCAGTCGGGAAGCCAGAATAAAACGAGGAAATAAAGATCAGATGAAAGTATTGGAGGACTATCTGAACATTACAAAAAATTCAAATTTCCACTAATTTTCTGATTGTAAAAATCTAAGGGTGAAAAATTTTTCATGCTTCTTTGGCCAAATTCTGTTTATATATGAAGGTTTAAATTTAGACATATAAGAACAGAGATCTTATAGATAAATTTATTTCAGTATTTGTCGCAGATAAAATCCTTGCCCTTAAGGACATCATAAGAGTAAAAACTTGTGCCTTTTCGATTTCCAATAAATTTTAAATACCACATTTCGCATCTGCTTCGTTATGAATTAGATCACTAGTAAAATTTTATCATTTTTTAACTCTAAAAACAACTTTCAAAGACAAATAATATTAGTATTTGATCTTTAAATTATGTATTTTTGAGAAATTATATTAATAGAGATGAGTAACATTGATGATAAGAAAAAAGCACTGGCATTGGTGCTTGATAAGTTAGATAAAACATACGGAAAGGGAACGGTAATGACTTTAGGTGATGAATCTATAGACAATACGGTAGAAGTAATTCCTTCGGGTTCTTTAGGATTAGATATCGCATTAGGTATAGGAGGATATCCGAAAGGGAGAATCATTGAAATCTATGGTCCTGAATCTTCCGGTAAAACAACTTTAACACTTCATGCGATTGCTGAAGCTCAGAAAGCAGGTGGTATTGCTGCATTCATTGATGCAGAGCACGCTTTCGACAGAACATATGCTGCAAAATTAGGGATCGATTTGGAAAACCTTATCATTTCTCAACCGGATAACGGAGAGCAGGCTTTGGAAATTGCCGATAACCTGATCCGTTCAGGAGCTATTGATATCGTAGTCATTGACTCTGTAGCAGCACTTACACCAAAAGCAGAGATTGAAGGGGAAATGGGAGATTCTAAAATGGGTCTTCACGCAAGATTAATGTCTCAGGCATTAAGAAAGCTTACTGCAACTATTTCAAGAACGAAATGTACGGTGATCTTCATCAACCAGCTGAGAGAAAAAATCGGTGTAATGTTCGGAAACCCAGAAACAACTACCGGAGGTAACGCTCTTAAATTCTACGCTTCTGTAAGAATTGATATCAGAAAAGCAAGTGCTCCAATCAAAAATGGAGATGAAGCAATAGGAAGTCGTGTAAAAGTGAAAATTGTGAAAAACAAAGTAGCTCCACCATTCAAGATGGCTGAATTTGATATTATGTACGGAGAAGGGGTTTCTAAAGTAGGAGAAATTCTTGATACCGCAGTAGATATGGGAATTGTAAAGAAAAGCGGTTCATGGTTCAGCTATGAAGAATCTAAACTGGGTCAGGGACGTGATGCCGTAAAAGATGTTTTAAAAGATAATCCTGAACTTTCTGAGGAATTAGAAAACAAAATTAAGGAAGAATTGAAAAACAAATAGGTTTTCAAAAAATAATAAAAAGGCAATCTCAGGATTGTCTTTTTTGTTGCTGTATTATGTACTCAGGAATAAAAATGAGACGATCCTTTTGGAACCGTCTCGTTTTATTTTTAGTATGATACTGTTATGAGGCTGCAATTTTACCCTGCAATTGTAAAGCTCCGATAAGTTTCATTCCTTTGGTTAAAGTCTCAAATCTCATATTCTCTTTATTTACAAAAGCATCAATAGTAAAGAAATCTTCATTCTCTCCGTTTGTGAGTAATTTCAGTTTCAGAATATATCCTTTTACACTTCCGTCTTCAAGCAATTCGGTTTCTCTGAAATCGATCAGTTGACCAATAAAATCAAAGCATGCATAATTAGGCAGGTCCTGACTTGGAGCATAGGTCGTAAAGTCCTCGGTCATTTTAGTTCCATCCGGTAATTCGGTATTTTGATTAATTTCAAGGACAAAAACAATTCCACTGATATTAACTTTCAAATGAGGCTGCGTTAAATAGGTGTTTTTATTCTCCGCATAATCCGTTGCAAAAAACCATACTCCAAAAGAATCTCTGGCCGGACCGGCTACAATGGCATGCAGATCCTGGGCATGCTCCCATTCTCTGATAGATCTTGTTTCAAAATCTAAAGTATAGTCCGTTTTTACTTCAGGAATGATAGTGCTCACTTCATCAGCAAAAATTGTTTTAAACCTTACATCCTTAAATTCCGCTTTGTTCTTATGTTCTCCTGAAGGATCAGGAATTGTAAGAGGGCTCATATATCCTGAATAATCTTTGGTCTGAAAATTTTCGTGCCCAAAAATTCCGCCCCAGATATGCGAAAGATTGTGTACATTGGATTTTCTAATGATAATTCCAGCTTCATTGGTTGTTTCAGGAGCCTGAACTCCCTCTGTATTCGGGAAATAATTTTTACCATCAACGAGCTGAGTGTTCATAATCTCATTATTTTCCTCATGGGAAAACTCCGCAAAACCTTTGTAAGTAATATTTTCATTTTCAAAAACGTAAGGCAGACCAACTTGTTTCTTATCTTCACCCTTACAGTGATATGAAAGTGAAATGGCTTTAAATTCTCCCGGTTTCATTGCCGGAGTATGATGGCCATTTTCCTCAAACTGAGAATGGTATAAAATCATATAAGACCTGATCTTCCCTTCATTAAGTTCGTTTTCAAATTTTTCCTCCATTTTTGCAATCGCCTGTTCCGGAGAAAATGCATATGCATCTTCAGTAACTGCATATACAAAGCCTTCTATCTCTCCATTTTCTTTCTCAAAGGCAGAAATCGGAGTGTATTCACCTCTGAGCTGAAGTGCGATAGCATGCACAATGTATTCATTATAAATTTTGATTTTTTCAAACTCCTCATTTATTTTTTTCTCTTGTACAGGTTCTAAAGAAATTGATGGTATTGTTTCTACCATTTCTTCAGTCATTTCCTCTACCTCTGTTTCTGGTTCTGCTACCTCTACATTCGGTGCTTCAAACTGTTGAACCGGGATACTGCTATTCTCCTGTCCGCTATTCTTTTTCTTAAAAAAATCAAAGATTCCCATATTGTTATTATAATTGGCGGTAAATATAATAAAAGCGACGAATTACTGCATCATTTACAAAATGTCATTGTGTCACTTTCTGATGGGATGTTATTTTTGAAAAGTCATTTATCTGAGACTTAATGGGATAAAAGAATCGGCGGAGCCAAAGGCTCCGCCGATTCTTTTATCAATTAGGTTTTTCATCTGTTAACTCAAATCCCCAGTTTTTCCCTTTCTGGGTAGCTGGAACTCCTTTTGTCATCCAGACCGGAGCTTTAGCCCCTTTAAGATAATAGTCAAAAAACTGCTGCTCACGGATTTGGATATCTTTCCTGTTCTGACGTTTGACAAGGTTATGATCATCCCCGTTGTAATTCAGAAGCCATACAGGTTTTCCAAGACGGCGCAATGCGGTAAACATCTCGATTCCCTGGTACCATGGTACAGCTCCATCCTGATCGTTACTCATAATAACTACGGGAGTTTTCACTTTATCAATGGTAAAAAGCGGTGAATTTTTAATATAAAGTTCCGGTGCTTCCCACAAATTCTTACCTAATCTGCTTTGAGACTTTTCATACTGAAACTGTCTGTTCATTCCGGAAGTCCATCGAATTCCTCCGTACGCAGAAGTCATGTTGACTACAGGAGCACCACTCCAGGCCGCTGCGTACATATTGGTATGGGCGATAAGATATGCTACCTGGTAACCACCCCAGCTTTGTCCCTGAATTCCTATTTTAGTACCATCTACCCACGAATTTTGCTTTAGCTTTTCAACTCCTGAATTAATATATTCCATCGCAGATTCTCCCGGAAAACCGTCAGTATAAGAAATATCAGGAGTAAAAACCAAATATCCGTTGCTCACAAAATAAGAAATATTTAATCTTGAAGGCGTGGGAGCCGGTGCTACATAACGGTTCAGATTATCCGAAAGCTTTTCATAGAAATAAACGATCATCGGATATTTTTTGTTCGGATTGAAATCTTCAGGCTTATACAAAACTCCTGTAGAAGTATTTCCTTTTGGCGTCGTCCAGTGCACCAATTCATCTGTTCCCCAATTATAAAGATTTTGCTGAGGATTTGTCTTACTCAGTTTTTGTTGTTCTGAAAAATCCGAGGTTACAAAAATATTCGGAGAATCTGTATACGATTCCTTTACCAGAATGTATTCTTCTGCATTCTTTGCCTTCTGAAGATTTCTATATCCCCACACATTTTCCATTTGAATTTTTACAGGATCAACATTTGATTGAATCGACGTTTTAAAAATTCCATTCGCCTTGGATGTATTGTCGAATGCTGATAAATAAATAGAAGACTTTCGGTTTAAGCTTTTGATATCTTCATCCAGGTCATAGGTATCAAATGTTATTTTATTTTTTCGCCCGAATCCGTTCGTTATATTTCTTGGTTTCTTTGAACCTTTCAGGAAAAACTCCCAAAGATCATACCGGTCCCTGATAATGACAGATTCATCATTATTGGTCCAGGAGGCAATGCCATAAGAGCTTGGGAAATCCGGCATATCAAACTCTTCATCAACAAAGGAAACAGATAATCCATCATTGAGCGGGAGTGTTTGTTTTGTTTTAACGTTATAGCTCAGCCACTTCCCTTTTTCTTTGTCAAAAATCACCACATAATTTCCTAGCGGAGAGACCTCCACTGATCCGTTCAGGTTTTTAACAACTTCCGTTCGTTCTCCGGTTTTATTGTTAATCAGAAAATAGGTCTTCTTCGTTGCACCTTCCCATTGCGAAGGAATACGGTTGTTTAAACTTGTGATACCAAGGGCAAATTCAGCGTTCCCTTCATTCACCCATCGTAAAGTATCCAGATCCTCACCGTCAATATTTCTAAAAGAATCCGGTTTTTCCGTCTGCATTACAGCTGCGTATGATTTTTTCAGATCGTTTTTCAATTCTTTTAATTGTATCGTTTGCAGGTAGTCATCTTTATAATTCCAGATATCTACAACAGCATGATCATTGGCAATCATGGCAGTATCTTTTGCTATGGGTTTCGGAGCTACACCAAAATACAGCTGTTTTCCGTTTTTGCTGAATAAGGGCAAACGGTTTTCAGAAATCACCCAATTTTTTTTCATTTGTGTATTGTCATTGGTAACAATTTCTTTTTTATTTCCTTTAAAATTAAAATAATACAATTGATACAGCTTCACCAAATCATTCTGTGCAGAAGAAGTTCCTACAAATGCCAGCTGATTTCCTTCTTCATCAAAAGACAATTGTGAAAAATCGCCTTCCATTTCAGAAGCTTTCATGACTGTTCCCCTCTGCAGATCAATTACCTGCACCGTCTGAAGCGCATATTTTTTCGGCTTTGATTTGTCAGTCTCTTTTTTATCATCAGATTTATCCTCTGTTGACTCCTTTCCTTGCTTTTTATCCTTTTTTTCGTCCGGCTTCTTGGTTACAAAAGCAAGCTGCTTTCCATTTTTGCTGAACTCGTAGCGGATTACATTATCATACGTTGTATTTTTTCCATTCAAAAGATTTCGTACTACCAGCTGAAGGGGTTTCTCGTTTTTATCATCTTGTTTGTCATCGCCATCTTCTTTATCTGAGGCGTCATCTGAAGATTTATCTTTTGTATTTTCCAGAAGATACGCAACGTAGGAGCCGGATTTTTCAGGAATTTTAAATGTTTTCACATTGGGAATCTTCTCCGTCTGACCATTCAAAAAATCTACTATGGCGAGGCTGTCTTTTGTGAGTTTGTTTTTTTTAAGCTTTTTATCTTTTACCGCTTTTATATCTTTATACAAAGGACGGATCTGAAAAACGGCAAATCTTGAATCACCTGTTAAATTTACTTTTGTTGCCCTTTCAAACTTTCTGGAAGTTTTATTTTTAACTGAGTATAAAAAAAGATTAGAATTTCCTTCCTGAACATCTACGGAATAGGCAATCCACTTTCCATCATTTGTTATTTTTCTCGAACCGATATTCTGCCAGCTATCATAGACAGAATGATCTAAAGGTTTTTTCTGTCCATACATAAAGCAGGTCATGATGAGCAGAATAAAAACGGTACATTTCAACTTCATTTTTAATAATTTTTAAGGATTAAAAGTATGATATTTCTTTGACAAATTCACATAATTCCAGGATTTTGATCAGTGAAAAAATGCCATTCTGTCACTTTCTGTGTCATGGTATTTTTTTTGAGAAAGATTTGAAAATTAAAATCTAAAATATTATGACTAAAGGAAATATTAATGTATCCGTGGAAAACATTTTTCCACTTATTAAAAAATTTCTTTACAGTGACCATGAAATATTCTTAAGAGAATTAATCTCGAATGCAACTGACGCCACGTTAAAGTTGAAACATTTAACAGGCATTGGTGAAGCAAAAGTCGAATACGGAAATCCGAAGCTTGAGGTTAAAATTGATAAGGAACAAAAGACTTTACGTATCATCGACCAGGGTATCGGGATGACAGGTGAAGAAGTTGAAAAATATATCAACCAGGTGGCATTTTCCGGAGCTGAGGAGTTTCTGGAAAAATATAAAGATTCTGCAAAAGATTCAGGAATTATCGGCCACTTCGGATTAGGATTCTATTCTGCATTTATGGTGGCAGAAAAGGTGGAAATCCTTACCAAGTCTTATAAGGACGAGCCTGCTGTACGATGGATCTGTGACGGAAGTCCTGAATTCACTTTGGAAGAAACAACAGATAAAACAGACAGAGGTACAGAAATTATTCTTCACATTGCTGAAGATTCTGTAGAGTTTTTGGAGGAAACAAAAATTCGTGAGTTGTTATTAAAGTATAACAAATTCATGCCTGTTCCTATTAAATTCGGAACGAAAACACATACTTTACCATTACCGGAAGATGCTCCTGAGGATGCTGTAGCTGAGACTGAGGAAATAGACAACATCATCAATAATCCTGCACCGGCATGGACTATTGCTCCAAGTGAACTGAATAATGAAGATTATATGAAGTTCTACCACGAGTTGTATCCTATGCAGTTTGAAGAGCCTTTATTCCATATTCACCTGAATGTTGACTATCCTTTCAACCTTACCGGAGTCCTTTTCTTCCCGAAATTAAGCAACAACTTAAATATTGAAAAGGATAAAATTCAATTATATCAAAACCAGGTATTTGTAACAGACGAAGTAAAAGGTATTGTTCCGGATTTCCTTATGTTGCTGAGAGGAGTGATTGATTCTCCGGATATTCCGTTGAATGTATCCCGTTCTTATCTTCAGGCAGACGGAGCTGTAAAGAAAATTTCTTCTTACATCACGAAGAAAGTAGCTGATAAAATGGCTTCTCTGATCAATGAAAACCGTGAAGATTACGAGCAAAAATGGAATGACATTAAAGTAGTCATTGAATACGGAATCGTTACAGAAGATAAATTTGCAGAAAAAGCAGATAAATTCACCTTATACCCTACAACAGACGGAAAATATTTCCTTTGGGATGAGCTGACTGAAAAAAATCAAACCGCTGCAAACTGATAAAGACAATAAATTGGTAATTCTTTACGCAACTAATGCTGATGAACAACACAGCTATATTCAGGCTGCAAAAGATAAAGGATATGAAGTCCTTTTACTGGATACTCCTATCACTCCACATGTGATCCAGAAACTGGAAACTTCGAAAGAAAATATTTCATTTGCAAGAGTTGATGCTGATCATATCAATAATCTGATCAAAAAGGATGAACCTGTAATTTCAAAGTTAAATGAAACAGAAAAAGAATCTTTA encodes the following:
- a CDS encoding helix-turn-helix transcriptional regulator; this translates as MNKKYLTHAKKPHPLIKVWNNYPEILQNDNRILPIPSIQEIIGEVFSPGRFYYYVINFADSTLFCPHDSILTLHGFKKYPAHLKEIIDLIHPEDLEFVVEAEKMSIEKMKEIDGFDYQQELKTSYCFRMRTAKGNYELFHHQALHTYKDENGKLMQAINIHTNIEHITHQNSYTVIVSGINGREDFHQMQWSKQNKKQDPQPVMFTKREVEIITYIAKGLVAGEISSLLNISEETVRTHRKNILKKSNCKNCSELIKLAFECGYL
- the recA gene encoding recombinase RecA, with amino-acid sequence MSNIDDKKKALALVLDKLDKTYGKGTVMTLGDESIDNTVEVIPSGSLGLDIALGIGGYPKGRIIEIYGPESSGKTTLTLHAIAEAQKAGGIAAFIDAEHAFDRTYAAKLGIDLENLIISQPDNGEQALEIADNLIRSGAIDIVVIDSVAALTPKAEIEGEMGDSKMGLHARLMSQALRKLTATISRTKCTVIFINQLREKIGVMFGNPETTTGGNALKFYASVRIDIRKASAPIKNGDEAIGSRVKVKIVKNKVAPPFKMAEFDIMYGEGVSKVGEILDTAVDMGIVKKSGSWFSYEESKLGQGRDAVKDVLKDNPELSEELENKIKEELKNK
- a CDS encoding S9 family peptidase is translated as MKLKCTVFILLIMTCFMYGQKKPLDHSVYDSWQNIGSRKITNDGKWIAYSVDVQEGNSNLFLYSVKNKTSRKFERATKVNLTGDSRFAVFQIRPLYKDIKAVKDKKLKKNKLTKDSLAIVDFLNGQTEKIPNVKTFKIPEKSGSYVAYLLENTKDKSSDDASDKEDGDDKQDDKNEKPLQLVVRNLLNGKNTTYDNVIRYEFSKNGKQLAFVTKKPDEKKDKKQGKESTEDKSDDKKETDKSKPKKYALQTVQVIDLQRGTVMKASEMEGDFSQLSFDEEGNQLAFVGTSSAQNDLVKLYQLYYFNFKGNKKEIVTNDNTQMKKNWVISENRLPLFSKNGKQLYFGVAPKPIAKDTAMIANDHAVVDIWNYKDDYLQTIQLKELKNDLKKSYAAVMQTEKPDSFRNIDGEDLDTLRWVNEGNAEFALGITSLNNRIPSQWEGATKKTYFLINNKTGERTEVVKNLNGSVEVSPLGNYVVIFDKEKGKWLSYNVKTKQTLPLNDGLSVSFVDEEFDMPDFPSSYGIASWTNNDESVIIRDRYDLWEFFLKGSKKPRNITNGFGRKNKITFDTYDLDEDIKSLNRKSSIYLSAFDNTSKANGIFKTSIQSNVDPVKIQMENVWGYRNLQKAKNAEEYILVKESYTDSPNIFVTSDFSEQQKLSKTNPQQNLYNWGTDELVHWTTPKGNTSTGVLYKPEDFNPNKKYPMIVYFYEKLSDNLNRYVAPAPTPSRLNISYFVSNGYLVFTPDISYTDGFPGESAMEYINSGVEKLKQNSWVDGTKIGIQGQSWGGYQVAYLIAHTNMYAAAWSGAPVVNMTSAYGGIRWTSGMNRQFQYEKSQSRLGKNLWEAPELYIKNSPLFTIDKVKTPVVIMSNDQDGAVPWYQGIEMFTALRRLGKPVWLLNYNGDDHNLVKRQNRKDIQIREQQFFDYYLKGAKAPVWMTKGVPATQKGKNWGFELTDEKPN